TCTACCTGAACCAGGCATCGTGCTGCAGAAGACCGACCGCCTGTCCGAATCGCGTTCCGTCCTGGAAAAGGGCCATCGCCTGGCTGCGAGTCTCGGCGACCGTTTGCAGCAGTGTCGCTTGAGCCTGGCCTGCGGGCGCCTCGAGACCCTGGGCGGTCGGCTGGCGCGGGCCGAGGAGTTGCTGCTCGAAGGCCAGGCTCTTGCCGCGCAGCACAGCTTCCAGCGCGAGGCGACGATCGCCGACGAGTATCTGGGCGATGTGCTGCTTGCGCGCGGCGAGCCGGATCGCGCCATCGTCAACTACCGCCAGGGCATGGCGAAGTCGCGGGCCATCGCTGCCGGCAACGACCTCGAAGGCGAACTCTTGCGGCGACTGGGCGAGGCCCATCTTGCCGCCGGCCGCCTCGAGGATGCCGTGGCGGCATCGACCGCGTCGCTCGGCATCTGCGAACAGTGCGGCGAAGTCTACGAGATCGGCTTCTGTCACCTGACCCTCGGTCAGGCTTTCCTGCGTCTGGGCGATGTTGCCGCGTCGGACGAGCACTTCCGCCTCGCGGTGACGACGTTCCACGACCAGAAGCTCCCGCACCTGTGGTGCCGCGCCGTGGTTTCGTGGTGCGATGCCCGGCTGTCGTCGGCGTCCGAACCGCAGCTGCTGGTGCTGCGACGGCTGCTCGCCGAGGCGCAGGAGCGCGTCGCGGCCGGTGTCAGCGACTCCATGCTCTGCCAGGTCCTTGATCGCCTGGCCGGCGTGCAGGTGCGCCTCGGCCAGTTCGATGACGCGCTGTTGACGGCCTTCGACCTGGAACGCTACGCCGGCGGGCTTGACGATCCCCGCTGGTCCGACATCGTCCTCAAGCTGCGCGCGACGATCGAGCGCGGGATCCTGCGTGCCGTGGGCACGCCTGAGGCTCACTTCGAGGCGATCTCGACCCTGCCGGGGCTGTTCGACGCCGATGACAGCGCGGTACCGCGCAATCTCGACGCGGTGCTCGTCGCGGGCATGGATCGCGTGGGCGCGGATTCCGGGTTCATCGCCATGGTGGAACCAGGTGCCGCCGATGGCGCCCTGAGGGTCGTCACGCGGCGCGGTTTGACCGAGAATCTCTCGGGACAGCTGGCACGGTGGTTCGTCAGCGCGGGCACCGGACGCGAACGTGGGGGCATCTCGTTACACACCCGGCTCGGACTGCAGGACCGGATCGTTGCCGACGTTCCGGCACTGATGACTGTCGCCGACAGTTGCCTGTTCATGCCGATCGCACTGCACGACCGCCGATTCGGCGTGCTCTTCCTCGGCAAGTCGGGTTCGGGCGCCACGGCCACGGCCTTCGACCGTTCGGCCCTGGACTTCCTGGCCACCTACCTTGGCTTCCTGGCGCTGTTCCTGCACGAGAAATGCCGGACGCGCGGCGATGGCACGGAGCCGACGCCGTTCGCGGCCGTCGAGAGCTTCGAGAACATCATCACGCAGAACGTGCGCATGCTCGACGTGCTCGGGCTGGCGCGCAAGGTCGCCCCCAGCGAGTTGACGGTACTGCTGAACGGCGAAACCGGTACGGGCAAGGGCCTCCTGGCCTACTCGATCCACGCGCTCAGCCGTCGCGCGGGCCAGCGGTTCCTGGCCATCAATTGTGCCGCGATTCCCGAGACCCTTCTCGAGAGCGAGCTGTTCGGCCACAAGCGCGGCAGTTTCACCGGGGCCCACGCCGACAAGAAGGGCCTGCTTGCCGAGGCCGAGGGCGGCACCGTGTTCCTGGACGAGATCGGCAAGATGCCGTTCAGCATGCAGGGCAAGCTGTTGCACTTCATGGATACCAAGGTCGTGCGGCCCGTCGGCTCGAACCAGGAGTTCCGCGTCGACGTTCGCGTGATCTGCGCCTCGAAGAACGACCTGCACCAACTGGCGCGTGAAGGCGCCTTCCTCGAGGATCTCTACTACCGGCTGCTCGATTTCCCGCTGGTCATCCCGCCGTTGCGGGAGCGCCCGGATGATGTCGAGTTGCTGGCCTCGCATTTCGTGGCGCGGTTCAGCCGGGAGCTCGGTATCCAGCAGCCGGATGTCGACCACCGCTTCATGGAAGGCCTTGTGCGCCATCCCTGGCCGGGCAACGTGCGTGAGCTCGAGAAGACGCTGCAGCGCGCCATCGTCCTCGCCAGCGGTTCCGGGACCTTGCGCCTGGAGCACCTGCCGGCCGAATTCCACGCCAGCGCCCCCCGCTCCGCGGCCGGGCGCGGGCAGGCGGCCTCCCTGCGTGACACGCTGGCCGAAGTCGAATGCCGCGAAATCCGGGCAGCCTTGCAGCGTGCCGGCGGCAACAAGTCGCAGGCCGCTCGCGATCTGGGCATCAGCTATCCCAACCTGCTGAAGAAGGCGCGCCTGTACGGCCTGCAGGAAGACGCCTGACCTCGTCATCCCGATAGCAAACCCCGGCTGAGCCCCGCGCCTGGCGGGGAATTTTTTTTATAGTCCAACCTGTTGGGATGCAATGAGTTGATGAGGGCCGTCATCGCTCTGTAAATTCTGTTAATAGTCAGCCCCTGGGACGCCCGGAACAGTGCGTTTCTATTCCAGCGTAACACGTTGTCCTGCAGTAAGTTGAAACATTTTTGCCGAGAGGCCGACATTGGTACGGCAACTGCTTTAGGAGGAAGCGAAGGGGTGAGCAACAGGGATCCTCTTCATGACGCAGATGAATTTCGTGTTCTCGGGAGAATTGAGTCCATTCCGGCCGCAAGGCAGGGGTTCTCATCGAGAAGGCCGCTCGGGGGATGTGAAAGAGGTGGGGTCTGGATCATCCCGACAGGACGGCGTAAGAGGATCAGGACCCTCTTCTCCCGGAACACGAATTCACGACAGCGCGACCTGACAGCGAGTTTGCTCAAGAAGAAGTTTTGCAAGAGCCCCAGCCGGGGCCGGGGAGGCGAGCCTCGAATCCGGCGAACCGCAAGGTGGGGCTCTTTTCCTTGCAGGATTCGGCACCACGCGCCTGGATCCTGGAACCCGGCGGCCTGCACCGCCGGGTTCACTTTTTGGGAACAAGCGCCGAGGGACGTCCTCAAAAGGGGATTCTGTCCCATATCGCGCACAGCCAGTATTGTCCTGCCATCCGGCCCAGGGTGCGCCACGATCCCGGGCCGCAGCCAGCGCGGCCGGCCCGCCGCGAATGGATCTTACTCATAGATAACAGGTTACGTGGGTGTGCGCAGGCCGCTGGCAGGCGGTTCGAGCCGATGTGGGGATTGATCGTGCCGTCGAGGGCCGTGGCACGAACCCTGCCTCAGCAACTATGGCGAACGATCCAGCCGGCCAGGAGGAGCACGATGAAGGCGAACGAGATGGCGACCGGACAGCGCGCAGGCCGTACAGCGAGGCGGTCGGCGCGAGCCATGATCCTGATGGCGGTTCTGGGAGCCGGACTTTTCCTGGCCGGCTGCTCCGACGACGACTGCCTCAATTGCGCGGACCTGCCGCCGCCCGTGGTGCCGACCGGCGTGCACAGCATCAGCGGCGACGGCTATGTGATCGTGCAGTGGAACGACCTGGTGTACTCGCCGTACGACGGCGCCTACAACGAGCATCTTGTCTCCTACGAGGTCTATCGGCGCTACTACGAATTCGGCGACGAGAACAACCCCAACCGGACCTTCGACCCGGTCCCGGTCGCGACGATCGACTGGGACGAGAACTACGATTCCGGTTCGGGCCTGCACTGGTATGTCGACGAGAACGTGACGAACGGATCGCAGTACGAATACGCCGTTGCCTCGGTGAATGCGGCCGGTGATCGCAGCGCGCTCAGCTACGAGTTCGTTGTCGACGCTCCGCTGCCCATGAGCCCGCTGGACAACGATGGCTGGTTCGTGCCGCTGGCGATCTTCGACGGCAATGCCGTCGGTGCCACCGGCTACGGCTTCGTATTCGCCCGCGCAGCGGCGAGTCCGGGCCAGCTGAACTACGGGCGCGTCACGCCGGGCGTCGAGATCCTTCTCGCCGACATCGAGGTGTTCTTCAGCAGCGGAACACCGTTCGTCACCCGCGGCGGCAATCATGTCCGGCTGCAGGACCTCGGTGACTTCAATGACGGGTTCGGCAATGTCCTCTTCGAGGGCGTCACCTGGGCGCCGGTCAACGGCTACTCGGCAACCGGCACCATGGAACTCGTGGCCGGCCATGTGTATGTCGCCGAGATCACGACGGGCCCGGGCACGGTTCATTTCGCGAAGTTCGGCGTCGACAGCATCGGTTCCGGTGTGGTGAACATCATCTGGGCTTACCAGCTCATCGCGAACCTGCCCGAATTGTCGGCGCCGTCAGGCGACCGCGGGCAGGAGACGGACGGTCCGCGACTCATCAGCCTGTAGTCCGGGTCAGGGAATGGAAAGGGGCGCAGTCATGGGACATCAGCTAAACGACAATCGCAGCGTCAGCGCCGGTATTTGGTCCGCGGCAGGCACGCGACGGCGTTGGGCCTGGGTCTGTGCCTGTGGCTGGGGGCGGGCATCGGACTGGCGCAGCCCGACGGGGCAGGCCAGTACCAGGCCGAGCGCTCGCGTGAAGACTACGGCCGCGCGGCCACGAGCGAAGACGACTACGACTATGGAGCGCAGTCGCTCCGCGTGTCGGTGTGGCTCGACCGTGAAGAGGACGAAGTCTACCGGCGCGGCGACGAACAGCGTGTTGTTTTCCAGACGAACGAGGACGCCTACGCGGTGGTCTATCGCATTGACACCGATGGACTGGTCACCGTGCTCTGGCCCCGCGATCGCCTCGACGACGGCTTTGTCTTCGGCGGCCACGAATACCGGCTGCCCGGGCGGGAGTCCGCAGCCCTGCGCATCGATGAATCGGAGGGCGAGGGCTATGTGCAGGCCGTGGTCTCACGCTACCCGTTCGACCTGCGCCCGCTCGAACTCGATTTCCTCGGTGACGAAGACCGGGGCCGCTACGACTTCCACGTGGCCGGCGACCCGTTCCTGGCGATGAACGAAGTCAACTATGCGGTCACCGGGCTGGAGAATTCCGCCGACCACGTGATCACGAACCACGCGCGCTACTACGTGCACCGCGTTGTGGACCATCCGCGGTATCTCTGCATGCAGTGCCATACCGACGACTCGCCTCGCTATGATCCGTACGCCGGCAGTTGCACGCTCGACATCGACTACGACTACAACTGGAGCAACAACTGGTACTCGCGCTACGGCTACTATCCGGTGTACTGGAATCCCGTCTACGTCTATGTGGATCCCTGGACGTGGCGCCCGTGGGTGAATTTCTGGTACGACCCCTGGTACGTGTGCGCGCCCTGGCAGGGCTGGCGCAGCTCCTACTGGGATTGCTACACCTGGTACGATTCGCCCTACTACCGCGGTGGCTGCGGGACGGGCTGGGAAGGTGGCGGCCGCCGCTACCACCCGCTCAACCGGCACGGCGATTCGGTGGCCGTCCGGAAGTCGCGGGAGCATGACACGGTCACGCGGCAGGTCACCCGCACGCGGCTTGAGCCGAACGAACGCGACGCCATGGTGGCCAGGCGGCCCCTGGCCGGGCGTGGCGGC
Above is a genomic segment from bacterium containing:
- a CDS encoding sigma 54-interacting transcriptional regulator, with protein sequence MLQKTDRLSESRSVLEKGHRLAASLGDRLQQCRLSLACGRLETLGGRLARAEELLLEGQALAAQHSFQREATIADEYLGDVLLARGEPDRAIVNYRQGMAKSRAIAAGNDLEGELLRRLGEAHLAAGRLEDAVAASTASLGICEQCGEVYEIGFCHLTLGQAFLRLGDVAASDEHFRLAVTTFHDQKLPHLWCRAVVSWCDARLSSASEPQLLVLRRLLAEAQERVAAGVSDSMLCQVLDRLAGVQVRLGQFDDALLTAFDLERYAGGLDDPRWSDIVLKLRATIERGILRAVGTPEAHFEAISTLPGLFDADDSAVPRNLDAVLVAGMDRVGADSGFIAMVEPGAADGALRVVTRRGLTENLSGQLARWFVSAGTGRERGGISLHTRLGLQDRIVADVPALMTVADSCLFMPIALHDRRFGVLFLGKSGSGATATAFDRSALDFLATYLGFLALFLHEKCRTRGDGTEPTPFAAVESFENIITQNVRMLDVLGLARKVAPSELTVLLNGETGTGKGLLAYSIHALSRRAGQRFLAINCAAIPETLLESELFGHKRGSFTGAHADKKGLLAEAEGGTVFLDEIGKMPFSMQGKLLHFMDTKVVRPVGSNQEFRVDVRVICASKNDLHQLAREGAFLEDLYYRLLDFPLVIPPLRERPDDVELLASHFVARFSRELGIQQPDVDHRFMEGLVRHPWPGNVRELEKTLQRAIVLASGSGTLRLEHLPAEFHASAPRSAAGRGQAASLRDTLAEVECREIRAALQRAGGNKSQAARDLGISYPNLLKKARLYGLQEDA
- a CDS encoding DUF4384 domain-containing protein; translated protein: MGLGLCLWLGAGIGLAQPDGAGQYQAERSREDYGRAATSEDDYDYGAQSLRVSVWLDREEDEVYRRGDEQRVVFQTNEDAYAVVYRIDTDGLVTVLWPRDRLDDGFVFGGHEYRLPGRESAALRIDESEGEGYVQAVVSRYPFDLRPLELDFLGDEDRGRYDFHVAGDPFLAMNEVNYAVTGLENSADHVITNHARYYVHRVVDHPRYLCMQCHTDDSPRYDPYAGSCTLDIDYDYNWSNNWYSRYGYYPVYWNPVYVYVDPWTWRPWVNFWYDPWYVCAPWQGWRSSYWDCYTWYDSPYYRGGCGTGWEGGGRRYHPLNRHGDSVAVRKSREHDTVTRQVTRTRLEPNERDAMVARRPLAGRGGKGSERIVNGASPVTVARGDKPLARKVERYTPAASSGRGGGLRIRPGSSGDSRADAGSRPDKPTRRHTAAGGDQEARITPVRPVARGADNGSRRPAETGTVRPGDTGSQRDGDRDGVRALNPRQRGSRVWNSTTGRSNQPSERNTRPDRPVRSRTEGADDNRGSAPAESPRGGSEARPGRDGGQRRQPAESSNREGAAPRANDSGSRKSDDSRRGSQVAPQPSREAPRQGRESTPAPAPARQEPVRRQESPRARGGEEREAPKADDAKPADNAARRSPNAARK